Proteins encoded in a region of the Vitis riparia cultivar Riparia Gloire de Montpellier isolate 1030 chromosome 7, EGFV_Vit.rip_1.0, whole genome shotgun sequence genome:
- the LOC117917242 gene encoding UDP-rhamnose/UDP-galactose transporter 6 translates to MNMSPANKADKKATVDAAAWMFNVVTSVGIIMVNKALMATYGFSFATTLTGLHFATTTLMTTVLRWLGYIQGSHLPVSELLRFVLFANLSIVGMNVSLMWNSVGFYQIAKLSMIPVSCVLEVVLDKMRYSRDTKLSISLVLLGVAVCTVTDVSVNAKGFIAAFVAVWSTALQQYYVHFLQRKYSLGSFNLLGHTAPVQAASLLLLGPFLDYWLTNKRVDNYQYSLISVMFIILSCTIAVGTNLSQFICIGRFTAVSFQVIGHMKTILVLILGFLFFGKEGLNLHVVLGMIIAVVGMIWYGNASSKPGGKERRSPALPINKSQKTDGLSESTEIDGKV, encoded by the exons ATGAATATGTCTCCAGCAAACAAGGCTGATAAGAAGGCAACTGTTGATGCTGCCGCATGGATGTTCAATGTTGTCACTTCGGTTGGAATCATTATGGTCAACAAAGCCTTAATGGCTACATATGGATTCAGTTTTG CGACTACGTTAACTGGTCTGCATTTTGCCACAACAACCTTGATGACTACTGTTCTTAGGTGGCTGGGATACATCCAGGGCTCCCATCTACCAGTATCTGAGCTTCTGAGATTTGTTTTGTTTGCAAATTTGTCAATCGTTGGAATGAACGTGAGTTTAATGTGGAACTCTGTGGGATTCTATCAG ATTGCGAAGCTGAGTATGATCCCAGTCTCATGTGTTCTCGAAGTTGTGTTGGACAAGATGCGGTACTCAAGGGACACCAAGCTTAGCATATCATTAGTTCTCCTTGGTGTTGCAGTCTGTACTGTTACTGATGTGAGTGTCAATGCCAAGGGTTTCATTGCTGCTTTTGTTGCAGTTTGGAGCACAGCTCTGCAGCAGTAT TATGTGCATTTTCTTCAACGGAAGTATTCCTTAGGCTCGTTCAACCTATTGGGGCATACTGCTCCAGTGCAGGCTGCATCTCTGCTGTTATTAGGACCCTTTCTGGACTATTGGTTGACAAATAAGAGAGTTGACAACTACCAATACAGTTTAATATCTGTG ATGTTCATCATTCTGTCATGCACAATTGCGGTAGGAACCAACCTCAGCCAATTCATCTGTATTGGAAGATTCACTGCAGTGTCCTTCCAAGTGATTGGGCACATGAAGACGATTCTCGTCCTGATCTTAGGATTCCTCTTCTTTGGAAAAGAAGGTCTCAATCTACATGTCGTTCTAGGTATGATCATAGCAGTTGTGGGAATGATCTGGTACGGCAATGCTTCATCTAAGCCTGGAGGAAAGGAACGGCGTAGTCCTGCTCTCCCAATCAACAAATCACAAAAAACTGATGGCTTATCAGAGTCCACCGAGATAGATGGGAAGGTGTAG
- the LOC117919360 gene encoding uncharacterized protein LOC117919360, translating to MQIARLVRDSMRNKPEEKICKQFAATGSCPYSTRCRFSHQLPSASPPPTHQTSSASTSQTTTTAATAADWSPLDDGIEVKLPGSSSTDKPPSREEVNAFNNRFLNRPMKPRRRRLTVFEDICPGREKN from the exons ATGCAGATTGCCCGTCTAGTTCGTGATTCAATGAGGAACAAACCAGAG GAAAAGATTTGCAAACAATTTGCTGCCACCGGCTCATGCCCATACAGCACAAGATGCCGCTTCTCTCACCAGCTTCCGTCTGCTTCCCCGCCACCAACCCACCAAACATCCTCCGCTTCCACATCTCAAACCACCACGACCGCCGCCACTGCCGCTGACTGGTCGCCTCTGGACGACGGCATTGAGGTTAAGTTGCCAGGTTCTTCATCAACAGACAAGCCGCCATCAAGGGAAGAGGTGAACGCTTTTAATAACCGCTTTCTCAATCGTCCGATGAAACCGAGGAGGAGGAGACTGACGGTGTTTGAAGATATTTGCCCTGGCCGCGAGAAGAACTAA
- the LOC117918334 gene encoding systemin receptor SR160: MKAFSRSYSQTHLFFLFLFMSFLCVALAAVSKDATLLLSFKRSLPNPGVLQNWEEGKDPCNFTGVTCKGGRVSSLDLTSVELNAELRYVATFLMGIDRLEFLSLQSTNLTGAVSSVSGSRCGALLSSLDLANNTVSGSISDLGNLVSCSSLKSLNLSRNNLEFTAGRPDSGGVFTGLEVLDLSNNRISGENVVGWILSGGCRQLKSLALKGNNANGSIPLSGCGNLEYLDVSFNNFSAFPSLGRCSALNYLDLSANKFSGEIKNQLAYCQQLNHLNLSSNHFTGAIPALPTANLEYVYLSGNDFQGGIPLLLADACPTLLELNLSSNNLSGTVPSNFQSCSSLVSIDISRNNFSGALPIDTLLKWTNLRKLSLSYNNFVGSLPESLSKLMNLETLDVSSNNFSGLIPSGLCGDPRNSLKELHLQNNLFTGRIPEALSNCSQLVSLDLSFNYLTGTIPSSLGSLTKLQHLMLWLNQLHGQIPEELMNLKTLENLILDFNELTGPIPDGLSNCTNLNWISLSNNRLSGEIPGWIGKLSNLAILKLGNNSFYGSIPPELGDCRSLIWLDLNTNHLTGTIPPALFKQSGNIAVGLVTGKSYVYIRNDGSKECHGAGNLLEYGGIREEEMDRISTRNPCNFTRVYKGRTNPTFNHNGSLIFLDLSYNMLGGSIPKELGTPYYLYILNLAHNNLSGAIPVELGGLKNVNILDFSYNRLQGTIPQSLSGLSMLNDIDLSNNNLSGTIPQSGQFLTFPNLSFANNSGLCGFPLSPCGGGPNSISSTQHQKSHRRQASLVGSVAMGLLFSLFCIFGLIIVAIETRKRRKKKDSTLDVYIDSNSHSGTANVSWKLTGAREALSINLATFEKPLRKLTFADLLEATNGFHNDSLIGSGGFGDVYRAQLKDGSIVAIKKLIHISGQGDREFTAEMETIGKIKHRNLVPLLGYCKVGEERLLVYEYMRFGSLEDILHDRKKAGIKLNWAARRKIAIGAARGLAFLHHNCIPHIIHRDMKSSNVLLDENFEARVSDFGMARLMSAMDTHLSVSTLAGTPGYVPPEYYQSFRCSTKGDVYSYGVVLLELLTGKQPTDSADFGDNNLVGWVKQHAKLRISDVFDPELMKEDPNLEIELLQHLKVACACLDDRPWRRPTMIQVMAMFKEIQAGSGLDSASTIATEDGGFSAVEMVEMSIKEVPEFSKQ; encoded by the coding sequence ATGAAAGCTTTTTCTCGCTCTTACTCTCAGACCcacttgtttttcttgtttttgttcatGAGTTTTTTGTGTGTGGCTTTAGCGGCGGTTTCCAAGGATGCGACGCTGTTGTTGAGCTTCAAGAGGTCGCTGCCCAATCCTGGTGTGCTTCAGAACTGGGAGGAGGGCAAAGACCCATGTAACTTCACTGGAGTTACGTGCAAGGGCGGGCGAGTATCGTCTCTGGATCTCACCAGCGTGGAGTTGAATGCGGAGCTTCGATACGTGGCTACATTCCTCATGGGGATTGACCGGTTGGAGTTTCTCTCTCTGCAATCCACCAACCTCACTGGAGCTGTCTCGTCGGTTTCCGGGTCTCGTTGCGGCGCGTTGCTGAGCTCCCTGGATCTTGCTAACAACACCGTATCTGGGTCGATCTCGGATTTGGGAAATCTGGTGTCGTGCTCTTCTTTGAAGTCTCTGAACCTGTCCAGGAACAATCTGGAGTTTACGGCCGGAAGGCCGGATTCCGGCGGGGTGTTCACCGGTTTGGAGGTGTTGGACCTGTCGAACAACCGTATATCCGGCGAGAATGTGGTGGGGTGGATTTTATCCGGCGGGTGTCGCCAGCTGAAAAGCTTGGCCTTGAAGGGGAACAACGCCAATGGAAGTATACCACTCTCTGGGTGTGGAAATTTGGAGTATTTGGACGTTTCTTTCAATAATTTCTCTGCGTTTCCATCGCTGGGTCGTTGCTCCGCTCTCAACTATCTGGATCTCTCCGCCAATAAATTTTCCGGCGAGATTAAGAACCAGCTCGCGTACTGTCAGCAGCTCAACCACCTCAATCTCTCCAGCAACCACTTCACCGGCGCGATTCCGGCGCTGCCCACTGCTAATTTGGAGTATGTTTATCTCTCCGGCAACGATTTCCAGGGTGGCATACCTCTGCTTCTCGCCGACGCCTGTCCCACTCTCCTCGAGCTCAACCTCTCCTCCAACAACCTCTCCGGTACGGTCCCGAGCAACTTCCAGTCGTGTTCTTCTCTGGTATCCATTGATATATCTAGAAACAACTTCTCCGGCGCTTTGCCGATTGATACTCTGTTGAAATGGACCAATTTGAGGAAGCTCTCTTTGTCTTACAACAATTTTGTCGGTTCTTTGCCGGAATCTCTGTCCAAGTTGATGAATTTGGAGACTTTGGATGTGAGTTCCAACAACTTTTCGGGTTTGATCCCATCCGGACTGTGTGGAGATCCCAGGAACAGCCTGAAGGAGCTTCATCTTCAGAACAATTTGTTCACTGGTCGTATACCAGAGGCTCTGAGCAACTGTTCTCAGCTGGTCTCCCTTGATCTCAGCTTCAATTACCTCACAGGGACGATCCCCTCCAGCCTGGGCTCCTTAACTAAGCTCCAGCATTTGATGCTGTGGTTGAATCAGCTCCATGGACAGATCCCAGAGGAGCTCATGAACCTCAAAACCCTCGAGAATCTGATTCTAGATTTTAACGAATTGACCGGCCCCATCCCTGACGGCCTTAGCAACTGCACCAATTTGAATTGGATCTCCCTTTCAAACAACAGGTTGAGTGGTGAGATTCCCGGGTGGATCGGTAAGCTATCCAATCTTGCCATCCTCAAGCTCGGGAACAATTCATTCTACGGTAGCATTCCGCCGGAGCTTGGGGATTGTCGCAGTTTGATATGGTTGGATCTCAATACCAATCACTTGACTGGCACCATCCCGCCCGCCCTGTTCAAACAGTCTGGTAATATCGCTGTTGGGCTGGTGACAGGGAAGAGCTATGTGTATATTAGGAATGATGGGAGTAAGGAGTGCCATGGAGCTGGGAATTTGCTAGAGTATGGGGGAATCAGAGAGGAGGAGATGGACCGTATTTCGACTAGGAATCCATGCAACTTCACTAGAGTGTACAAGGGTAGGACAAATCCCACATTCAATCATAACGGGTCTTTGATTTTTCTGGACCTTTCGTATAACATGTTGGGAGGTAGCATTCCAAAGGAGCTGGGGACTCCTTATTATCTGTATATTCTGAATTTGGCTCATAACAATCTCTCTGGTGCCATTCCTGTGGAGCTTGGAGGCTTGAAGAATGTTAATATTCTTGATTTCTCCTACAATAGGCTTCAAGGGACAATTCCACAATCTCTGTCTGGCCTTTCCATGCTGAATGACATTGATCTGTCTAACAACAATCTATCTGGGACGATTCCTCAATCAGGTCAATTCTTAACGTTTCCGAATTTGAGCTTCGCTAACAATTCTGGCCTCTGTGGGTTTCCCCTTTCCCCCTGTGGGGGAGGTCCCAACTCGATTTCAAGTACCCAGCATCAGAAATCTCATCGGAGACAAGCATCCCTTGTGGGGAGTGTGGCCATGGGCTTATTGTTCTCCCTGTTTTGCATATTTGGTTTGATCATAGTTGCCATTGAGACgagaaaaaggaggaaaaagaagGATTCTACTCTTGACGTTTATATTGATAGTAATTCCCATTCGGGCACTGCAAATGTTAGCTGGAAGCTAACTGGCGCCCGGGAAGCATTGAGCATCAACCTAGCCACATTTGAAAAACCCCTTCGGAAGCTCACCTTTGCTGATCTTCTTGAAGCCACCAATGGCTTCCACAATGACAGCCTTATTGGCTCTGGTGGCTTTGGCGATGTGTACAGGGCTCAGCTGAAAGATGGAAGCATAGTAGCCATCAAGAAGCTGATACATATAAGCGGACAGGGGGACCGGGAATTCACGGCTGAAATGGAAACCATTGGGAAAATCAAGCACCGAAACCTCGTCCCTCTCTTGGGCTACTGCAAGGTGGGGGAGGAACGGCTCTTGGTGTATGAATACATGAGGTTTGGAAGCCTGGAAGACATCCTACATGACCGGAAAAAGGCTGGGATCAAGCTGAATTGGGCAGCTAGGAGGAAGATTGCCATTGGAGCTGCAAGGGGATTAGCCTTCCTCCACCATAACTGCATCCCCCACATCATCCACCGCGACATGAAATCGAGCAACGTCCTGCTTGATGAAAACTTTGAAGCCAGAGTCTCTGACTTTGGAATGGCTAGGCTAATGAGCGCAATGGACACCCATTTGAGTGTCAGCACGCTTGCAGGCACCCCCGGCTATGTCCCTCCCGAGTACTACCAGAGCTTTAGATGTTCTACAAAAGGCGATGTCTACAGTTATGGAGTAGTTCTGCTAGAGCTTCTAACAGGGAAGCAACCAACAGATTCAGCTGATTTTGGGGATAACAACCTTGTGGGGTGGGTGAAGCAGCATGCCAAACTGAGAATAAGCGATGTATTCGATCCTGAGCTCATGAAGGAGGACCCCAACCTGGAGATTGAGCTCTTGCAACACTTAAAGGTAGCGTGTGCCTGTTTGGACGATCGGCCATGGCGGCGGCCCACCATGATTCAAGTCATGGCGATGTTCAAGGAGATCCAAGCAGGGTCTGGGCTGGACTCTGCATCAACCATAGCCACCGAGGATGGAGGCTTCAGTGCAGTGGAAATGGTAGAAATGAGCATAAAAGAAGTCCCGGAATTCAGCAAGCAGTAG